The Oryza brachyantha chromosome 6, ObraRS2, whole genome shotgun sequence region GTTCATGTGCCACACGCACAACGCGGCGTGGCACACGCTGCACAACATCATCTGCGGCAGCGCCGGCAAGATGGACAGCTACCTAgacgtcgtcgccgggcaGCTCGCCTGCGAGGTGGCCGTCTTCCACGGCCGGGACGACGAGCTCCTCCCCGTGGAGTGcaccctcgccgtcggcgccagGGTGCCCAGGGCGCGCGTCACCGTCTACGACGACAAGGACCacatcaccatcatcatcggCCAGGAGAAGCTcttcgccgccgagctcgagGCCATCTGGCGccggagctccgccgccgccgccgacggcgagtaGCTACGCGCATCAAGCAGCAGCCATCATCACCACCACGCACCGTGTACTTACGTACGTTCCTATACTGATCAGCAGTGACAGTGCATGCACAGCAGAGACAGGACCATGCAAGTTAATTAATGGCCGGTAAATTAAACATGAACGCAATAACAACGATCGATTGCCCTGCAGAAACAAGACGAAGATTATAATAGAATAGTATGAGCAATTCtaccatataaatatatatatttttctcttttttttcttgaagggAAACCGTATGCAATATATATTTCCAGGAGTAATTacaatacatatacatatatatatagtcgtttcctttcatttattttgttcttcttTCTCAGGAGTGGAGTAGTATAAAAGTGTACTTTGATTATACAGCTCTTCTCTGTATTTATTGTCATGATTGGGCCAACATGGACGGTACTACTAGCAGCTCCATTACACTACTGTCAGAACTGTAATATAATATGGACGTCGAGGcagaattaattaagctgcaGAAGTTGGTTTCTGACGTGGatgttaagttttttttcgcATGATTGCATGggcttgtgagttgtgacaggCAACGATTTGCTTTTGATCGGGGGCCCtgcttccaattaattcctCAGTGATCGAAAGAGACCGTCACCTCCATTTCACCGACGAAttcattctttctttctttcttctgaaTCTTGTTTTCGCAAGAGTGTTTACTTGTGTTTCGCTGTGACTAAGTTGGCGTTACTTGCATGAACAATCTTTCTGTAggagtaatttatttttctccattttAACATGATGAAGAGAAGTTCTAACGAGTTTCTAAGAACATGGGTGTGCGGTCCCCAACAAATTTAGCTGGCTCATAACATTAGATTATATCTCCATTAATTTGATTCTGACCAAGGATTGGTTTGCCCACAACTCTGACGAAGACATTCTCTGCTCATGGCTTGATCTTCTTCAGATGATAAATCAGTAGGACACCGAGCGTGTCAGGATCAGGAATTCAAgtccattgattttttttttgattgggCCAAATAAAGTCCCAAGATTTCTTGATCTGATATCTCTTTATGCCAAAATGAAAGGTCCATTAGGATTTAATGGTAGAGAAATTTCACAGGAATTACCTAgcgataatatattttttttcctgcaacTTAGAACTGATCGTGTGCAAAAAGCATAAGCCCATAGCCCACAAAACACATGATTCAGAAGCCTTATGGGCTTTTGTTGAACATGGGTTTACGCCCAAATGGAAgagaaaagcaaaaaataatggGCCTAAGATGGCTGAAAACTGAAGCATTTTAGCCCATTAAGCAATGGAACAGAGAGGCCCAGTTATTATAACTCTAATTGTTATTCACCCCGTGAAATTATCCTCCATATAAACGAGACCCTCATCCAAAGCTACCGcagatttatttgtaaatattatgatatatgAGGGGGCTATCCGAAAAAACCCTATCCCCAAAATCCCAGCTCCATCACCCGCGAACCACTCGAACGAGAAGAGAGATTCCTCACTCCTCGCTCCGGCCatggcgcgcgccgccgtctccaccgCGCCGTTctccccgccgctgccgcttcCTTGCCATGCACACTCCCGTGTCGGCATTCTTCGCCACCGGCGCAGGGGTGTCACCACCGCGGCTGCGCTGCCCCCGGCGGCTGACCTGCCCCCGCTCTCCctgccggccgcggcggccgcggccgccgctctGGCTGCGGCGGTGTCCCTCTCCGACCCcgagcgccggcgacgcgcgcaggctgaggcggcggggggcggGGACAAGGAGGCGGTGCGTGCCTACTTCAACTCCACCGGCTTCGAGCGGTGGCGCAAGATCTACGGCTCCGCCACCGACGGCGTGAACCGCGTGCAGCTCGACATCCGGGACGGCCACGCGCAGACGGTGGCCGCCACGCTCGCCATGCTGCGCGACTCCTCCgtcccgctcgccggcgcgacGGTCTGCGACGCCGGGTGCGGCACGGGGTCGCTGTCCATCCcgctggcggcggagggcgcgtCCGTGCTGGCCTCGGACATCTCGGCGGCCATGGTCGCGGAGGCGCAGCggcaggcggaggcggccatggcggtgcggccggcgccggcgttccGGATGCCGCGGTTCGAGGTGCGCGACCTGGAGAGCCTGGAGGGGCGGTACGACATCGTGGTGTGCCTGGACGTGCTGATCCACTACCCGCGGGAGGAGGCGAAGCAGATGATCAAGCACCTCGCGTCGCTCGCCGAGAAGCGGGTGCTGATCAGCTTCGCGCCCAAGACGCTCTACTTCGACCTCCTCAAGCGCGTCGGCGAGCTGTTCCCGGGCCCGTCCAAGGCGACGCGCGCCTACCTGCACTCGGAGCGCGACATCGAGGACGCCCTCCGCGAGGCCGGCTGGCGCGTCGCCAACCGCGGCTTCATCTCCACGCAGTTCTACTTCGCCAAGCTCTTCGAggccgtccccgtcgccgccgccgccgcctcgcagTAGCTGCTGCTTTCTTTGATTCTGGATTGCAAATTTTGCTCTCGATCTAGGCtaatgtatgtatgtacgtacgtaaGAATCAAATGGAGTTTTCCGATGACTCATTACCATGTCTTCTCGGGGGATTCGAGCACCGGTCAATGGCGCGGTGGAGCAGCTCCGTGTCCGTACGTCGCCGGCCAGGCGCGCATCACCGTGACAGGGCTAAATTGTGATTCTAAATAGTAAAAAGGGGggtaatatgtaaaaattcTGGTCTTATAAATAGTTAGACTTAACGGGGGTTCAAATGTAAAATTTCAGCACAAAGAGAAAAATCTATTTGTAGCCATTGGATCAGACTCTTGCGGTTCGGATCGGGTTGGATGTACGCAGGTGAACGTTGGATATTTGACAATATGGCCCTCGTATTGCCTGCGTTTTGCACTTCATCTTCCTCCCCCGTCTCCAGCTCTACTCGACGGAGCTCCGGCGAACTCGCCGCCGCAGGCCAGTCGACGGGAATCCCTAAGGTACTACTACTATATTGCTTACTTCTACGTGCTTCCTCTATTCGCCCTGTTCGTTGCTGCGCCGCCTTTCCAATCTctcgcaccgccgccgcgcgcgctccaGCGCTCGGCGAGATATCTGCGATGTTCTCCACCGCACGTTTCTTCCTCCCCGTCCACCCCCGGCCCCACGCCACAGCCGCCGGCGGGCGCAAGCCGGCGCTCACCGCCGTCGCAGCCAGgccacggcgcggcggctccCGCCGCAACCACTCATGGgccgatggcggcggcagcgacgaggAAGACGGTGCCGACGACCGCATCGACGCCAACTTCTTCGGCGACGCACAAGACGATGAGCCGGAGCCCGAGGACGCGGCTGCGACAAGGCAACGGCCCTCCTCGCCTGCGCCGGAGCCCGCGGGGCAGCTGCGCGGGTCGGACGTGCTACGGGCGCTgcagagggcggcggcggcgaaggaggccaagaagaggaagaaagccGGAGCgcgcccggcggcgcggcggcagggcAGCGGCACGAAGcgaggcggcgagccggcgacggcgagggaggcgaggccgaTAGAGATCAGGCGCGAGTGGGCGACGAGGGTCCATGAGCTGGAGCTCCGGGTGCAGCAGCTCGTCGACaagtaccaccaccacccacagCAGAACACCAGCTCCTGATTCAGTTCCACTGAAGCAACACATCACAGCTTACGATTGAGATTTGAGATATCAAAATGACATGCAGATTCAGAATTCAAATTCAGTAAATTTTCTTATTCAGTTTGGAGGATTTGAACTGTTTACTATAAAAATCCTGTAAAATCCCTACTATGTTTCAAAGAGCCTCTGCGTTTGAGCAGCAAGGAGCCTGAATTCGGTGTGTTTGTACCTTGAACCATTGGAGATTTGGAGTAGAGTGCTTATTAGGATTCAGACTTCAGAATGTGATAACACATGCAAAAAGAATTTCAGAGCAGGTTCAGTTATTGCACAGTTTAAACTGCAGTCATAGCATTctgattttatttgtttttcttcagaTTCAGAGAGGAGATGTTCTATAGCGTGATCGTGTTACTGCACCTCGGCTGTAATGGTTACCATGAGCTTTGCGGTTGTAGCAGCAAAAAGTTCGAGCTGATCTCAGTACACACAATGgcatttgcacaaaatttacaAGACTTCATGAAAGTAACCATGATACTGCACATCGAGTTCATTTCAATGCCATTTGGCCATTTTTTCTGGATCTTCTTTAGTGATTTCTCTGAATGGGATCGAATGCCTTCTGACCCAGCAAAGTTTCTTTATACAATATGTCTCAATTTGTGTTGCAAGAAGTTCAGTAAATCTTAGCATGGTTTGTAGTTTTGTACAActggtttaaaatttttttagactgGTCACCAGGAGGGGGAGTTTCCTCACCTGAATATATTATAAAGTGGAGGTAAAATACAAGTTTATCAGGTTGAGCCCTTTTTCAGTGCACCATCTTACCTCTCTAGAGGTAAGAAAGCTAGGAAATATCTTAACCATTGattataaatgatatattttgctaggtaaaaaaatcattgatattttttattaataaatgacTATGAGAGGAAAGGTAATGGATTACAAAATTATCCTTCCAAATATGTGATTCACGTTCAATACTTGCCCAAGAATGTAAACATATTTAAGTATTTGGACCTACATATAAATGATTTTGTCATAGTTTTGATAGgaagtttaataaaatttaacataaattcaacaatctaaagaaaaaattggTTTTATCTTCATCTTCCAAACTACtatatcataataaaaaatagatatgacTCGATATTTTGAAACTGTTTCAAATATTGCActaaaaaaatggaagaaacCAAAAGAGAGAGTTTTAATTTGACTATGGtaaaattctttcaaaatttaaattttaccatcAAAATTCATTGTAGCAATATGAATCTGTGCATACTATTAAAAGGAAACTTTACTTCTTTccttattataatataatgattgtattaagaatattttaatgATATTAAATGAACTTATCTCATAGGAGGTAAGAGTGCTATGGACCTTTAGATCCATCCTTGATGGATAGTTTAAAATAGTTTAGGTgcaccttaaaaaaaatcctaataaCAATgtaggtttaaaaaaaatcgaacaTAATACTGAAGTTATGCGCAACGTACCAATTCCATAGCTTTATACAACTCAGACTATAATACTAATAcatagttttatgaaatttactcgTAAAATCCCTCGGTTTTGCGTGGGACTGCCTACCTCACGGGATCAAAGCTAAACTAGTACTAATTCGGTAGCTGGGACTGATAATCAAGGCATACAACAACTAGCCGTATAAACTAATCCGTCAGCGTCAAGACGGGGACTGAAGCACCACTCCCAACTAACTCGAAACATGCAATTCATCCTAGAATATTATCCCTCGCTAATACCCGTAATTTGATATCTTTAAACATCCTAACCACGGATCTCAAAAGCACGCTGTGCCAACACCGACAGCCTAATGTCAACCACCACGCCCCCATGGACAAAAACTCACCAATCACAAAAAGAATGCAAAATCATTAGAATTATGCCTGTTTCAAGAAGCGTTTATCCGAATTTTGACAACAACACAATGAGATAAACTTCAAACAGTTATTCGAAAGTTTGCTTaaggagaaaatttttattgcaaaagtcccaacaaaaaaaagagcaagagGAATCCATCAAACCCGACCTACTATTCTACCAACTCCGATGATCTCCAAGTTTAATGGTTACTTAatccattataaaatatatgcctttttataataaatcttGTACCCataatttatatcattttaatgATTACTCAACTAACCAAGTAGTGGCTCGTAAAGAGAATATAgataattcaaaaattaattactttagTGACTATAATTGAATCTTTTGACTAAATCTTAGTATATaacaaataacataaaaatatttatattttagaacatatgtagtaattaaaataataaaaattattattggtTTGAATTGTTAGCACAAAcctgtaaaaaaattacaaaacactACCAAAACTATTATTCAAATGATATCCttgtaatatagaaaaaaaagactaatgTTATGTTAAATTTACAAATGATTGTAATTATTCTCTCAGAATTATAAGTATTCAGAAATTCATACGTGAAGGTTAACCGAATAATCTGAATTTAATCATTCTGTTAAGTCAAGTATAATAAtctgctaaaaataaaaaaaatgtttcttaaaaaaagaaaaagaaaaaaaaaagctcgaGTGCTTCACTCGAGAGCGTGGTCGGGTCGGGGTGGCTTTGCCGACAAATCACGACATCGACCAAACGAACCATCTCGCGCTGGTGCCGCAAAAATCCCCAaatcccaccgccgccgccgccgccgccgagccccaGATCGCCGCGCCGAACACGATGGCCGCGTCGtcgctcgcggcggcgctcctgGTGGGGGCGTTCGCCCTCCTcgcggccccggcggcggccgagatCCGGGAGACGGTGATCCGCAGCGACCCGCGGAGCATCATCCCGCTCGACGCGTTCGGCTTCTCCCACTCGGGGGTCCTCGAGCTCAACGTCTCCGGCATCGCCTTCGacccgccggcctcctccgagCTCGACCTCTCCCAGCTcggcttcttcctctccacgCTCGACGCCTGGGTGCACGTCCTCCGCCAGCTCCAGGACCTCGACGTCACCTGCGCGCTGCAGGCCGACCTCGTCAAGCTCGCCTACTCCTTCGACCGCCTCAGGCCGCCCTCCAAccccgccggcgtcgaggttgcccgctcctcctccttctccaccGCCTTCCGCGTCTCCGAGCCGGGCCAGTACACGCTCGTCTTCGCCAACTGCCTCGGCGGCGGGCTCAAGGTCTCCATGGACGTCCGCTCCGCGATGTACAACGTTGACCCGCCCACCGGCGAGCGCTCCTACCTCTCCGCGGGGGCCACCGCGCTCCCGACCATCTTCGGCTTCTTCGGCGTCGTCTatgccgcgctcgccgctggCTGGATTGCCATCCTCCTGCGCAAGCGCGCCGCCGTGTTCCGGATCCACTACTTCATGCTCGCCGTGCTCGTGCTCAAGGCGGTCAACCTGCTCGCCGAGGCCGAGGACAAGTCCTACATCGAGCGCACTGGCACGGCGCACGGCTGGGACGTGCTCTTCTACATCTTCAGCTTCCTCAAGGGGATCTCGCTCTTCACGCTCATTGTGCTCATCGGCACCGGTTGGTCATTCCTCAAGCCTTATCTGGCCGACCGAGAGAAGAAGGTCCTTATGGTGGTCATCCCTCTGCAAGTCGTGGCCAACATTGCGCAGGTGGTGATTGATGAATCTGGGCCGTATGCTCGGGACTGGGTCACCTGGAAGCAGATCTTCTTGCTGGTTGATGTGATCTGCTGCTGTGCTGTGCTCTTCCCGATTGTGTGGTCCATCAAGAATCTCCGGGAGGCTGCCCGCTCTGATGGGAAGGCGGCTGTGAATCTCATGAAGCTCACCCTATTCCGCCAGTACTATGTGGTTGTAATTTGCTACATTTACTTCACACGTGTTGTGGTTTATGCACTGATAACCATCACCTCCTACCGGTATCAATGGACAAGTGATGTAGCAAAGGAGCTGGCCACCCTTGCATTCTATGTGTTCACTGGATACAAGTTCCGGCCTGAGGTGCATAACCCATACTTTGCAATcgacgatgaggaggaggaggctgctgCTGAGGCACTCAAGTTGGATGATGAATTTGAGCTATGAGGGTTTACAATTACCAGTCCCTTCCTTGCAACTGATGATACAGATATTGTATGTGCCTCCAAAGGACAGATGGTATAGACTGGTATCTAGTCCatatcctttttcttttcatttgaagttagttatatttttctttctgtaaCTGGTTATCGGCGACCTTGTGTTTGTGTTAAGAAATGCAGCAGCTTGGATTTGCGTTGGTCTAATCTAAAAGCATTGAGATGAGCTGTTCTGATTGTACCTCTGTagcaaatattgtatctagaTGTTTACTTCTCTTGTAAAAGAAGTTGACTATGATTCAGTTTGTTAATTCATTTAGTGCTAACTGTAGTTCTAACTATCAGCCCAGACTCCAGATTATTTCTAGATTAACTCTACATCTGCATCTATTGGTATTGTTGTCCGTATCATCATTTAGTTTCATAGAGCAGGAACAAATGCCAATCTATAACATACTCTGGTGTCATGTACAATGCTTCCTAATTCCAAAAGAGGAACTAAAGGTTGTGGTACATAGAGCACCGCGATaagtttttttccattttattttacttgtgtaAATCTCCTGACATTGAACTATCAACTTGTTTCATGTGTGCATTGATTGCATTCTTGCTGTATCTTTGTACGTTCAGAAATTACAATGAATGTTTTTGCCTGGATGAGTAACCTTGGTCATTAGGAAATTTAGAATGTATATTCATAGAACTGCGCAAGTTTAAGTGTTCACTTCTCTTGTCCACTTTTGGCAGTATGTGTACTTTGGCTTTTCCAACTAGGACTATGATGAGGAGTTAAGGACACATCATAAACAAATTATCCATATGCTTTGAAATCTAATTAGGTTGCTGGACTTTTCGCTAGTCAAAATTCAAAGCACACATTGTCATCTTGAACTTTTCGCTACCATGTTTTATGTTCATCTGTTTGCATATTTTTACTGTTCTTGGGTGCTATGATCATTGACTAATAGCTAGTATATTGTTAATGGTGCTTTTGTTGTTGTGATATATCTGATTGTATTATTATTTGTGCAAATATTTGGTCCTTCACTCCTATTTTTCAATCCTTCCCTATCTGTACCATATTGTAATTGTATTAAGAGCGATGATGCTTAGAGGTGGAGGCATAGGAAATTTTTGGTTGGGTACCTCCCGTAAAACATGAAAAACTTGTTTGGTTTGATGACCACATGATTGCAAAGGCTTTTATAAAACTATCAGTTGAATTGCTTAGTTGTATGACCCTAGAGGACTCACATGTCTACACAATCATCCAGCTCTCGATAGGCCTAGTGGTACCAGTATATATGAACTCAGTTGGATATTTCGGGTTTTGGTTCAAGTATTGCATCATTAGAAAAAAGAGCAAACTTATActtatgtttgaccatcttTGATGCACATGTTAAAAAATTGGACTAGAACAGGCTTATTACTTGAAAATGGTGAGAAATATGCTTTATCATGTCttaatttaactatatttCTTTACATTAATTGCACTTGATAGTATTTTGcatcttaaaatatgtaatcTTCTGCCAGTAAGCATGCAACTTGAATTTGTCGAACCAGGATTGAGTCATGTCCTTTTCTTTGGACAATTCAATCAATTTCTTGGGAATGCGATAGCATGCCATTTAAATTTTCTGTTTGCTGGATTTATTTACATGATCTTTGTACGTTTACTTCATACTCTGGCCATAAACACTTGGTGTTTAGGACATTATTTGATCAAACCTGACCATCAGTAACTTCTCAAATGCTtggttttaaaacaaaaattaaatattatgtaaaGATTTGCCTTGCATAGTGCTATCATAATATTGtaaacttattataatattacatTGATGGTCAAAGTCTTAAAAGTTATAACTGAATCTTATTCTAaacttcaaatattttttactggagggagtacatggtAGAGAAACCAGAATTTTTCCACTGGATTTCTTAATGTCCGTTTTTCatttacattttatttatggCAATCAAACTTAATGTCATTGTTTAGACCCTCTTTATTTGGCTTAGGCTTATTGCTTTAAGCTTTTAAGGCAACTTTTCGGCTTATATGGTCTATAAGCTGGTGGCTTTAAAGCTTCAAAATTAACAGTGAGGTGCTACCTCTATTCCAAATAAGCCAAAAAAGCTACTCGAACCTAACTTTTGGCTTAATAGTGTAAGAGTGGCTTATAGCTTTAAAAAGACCCATTGAAAAAACTGCTTGTTTGTTTAAGCTTATGCTTTTTGGCTTAAAAGTTCGCTTATAAGCCCAAACAAAGAGAGCCTTAAGTTCTGAGCATTGGCATTTCCTATTAGTGCCACTGAGCTACTAGTCAGTTCATTCCATGGGCTGAGGATGGATTTTAGGTTAGGGCTTGGGCTTTATGAGTGACTACATCAAGTATTCTAGCCCATGCGTGGCATCCTAATATCAGAtgtgttaattacttgatctAAATCCTAATACAGGAGATGTAGTCCAGATCAGTACTCCAATTACACGTAACAAGCATGTAACTGTAGACTTGTAGTTCACTCCTGCATCTGTCAAGGCCAAACCTGACTACAGGAAGTCTCCATTTGATAACCACTAAGTTAGTTGTGGGATATGACTcgaataaaatacatatacgGTTTTGACTGCTAACGATAATATATGTATGGTGCAGATCTAGAAACTAGCTGTATTGCTTTGGATCTACTACATGGTatattaaagtattttttgtgcaaattgGAAGGCTAAATATGCAGTTATCCTGGACAAGCAACTTCTGATTTGCAAGAGAGCAAAGTTATGTTTTCAAAAGATTTTGATTCTCTCaaccatttatttatacatgcaaCTTAACACATATGACCAACCCCTGTACGAGTGTTGTGTGATTACTTCGCGGTGAACTTCAGTTGCCAAGTGATCTGTGATTACTTTATGGTGAAATTTGGTGTATGACTAGTATGATTACTATGATGCTGAAATGATTATGGAATTCCACCATAATAGGGGTATGGGGGAAAAAATAAGTGTCTCTTTCGCGCTTCTTTGGTCGTATCttgctaaattttgattataatAGAAGTTCGTTATGTCGTGTAAGCAGGTCGCTTCCAAACGTTGGAAGCACTGAACCCTGATCATTAGCAAGGTGGAGCAACTTTTCAAGTGGATGGAGCTATGCATGCTAAAGCCTCGGCTGTAGTTTCCCTAGTAAATAATTTCCTTTTGGCATGTTAACATCAGATCTTTACGGGAGGCACTCTCTTCTGTTAGTGCCAAGAGCTGATTTGGTGTTGAAAATTGCATGCCTCCTTATCGTGAAGAACCATGttgctaaaataaaccaagTTTGTTATTCCTCTATGGTGCTGTGAGCACTCTAGTCTCTAGTCACTAGTTGTTGCCTGTCAGTTTGGTCATATATGTTACACACAAATGTTGATCCTGCTATGGGTTCTCTTTTGCCTTTTCTGTCATGCTCCTGCTTAGCTAGGGCAAGATTGCATGCATCTTCCCCATGAATGACTTTGGTGATGAGTCACAATCTAATTCCCTGATGGTGCTGCCTTGATTTGCACTTGTTGGCCAGACATGCCTGTTTCCCCAGCCTCTGCATTTGCACTGGGAGTTGGAGTTGATCTGAACCCAGAGCTGCAAGTTGGACAATCTCATAAGCCTGCACGTAGGCCTGTGCTGATGGAAGCTGCCACTTGCTTTCCCTGAGTCTGATGCCCACTACACATGCCGAACAACAGGGGAAGTGTCATTGCAGTGCAAGCTGTCTGATTCATGGGAATAAAAGTGATGCATATATTCCTCTTGTTACTTTTCTTTCATGTGATGGAAAGGAAATGAATTAAAAGTGATCTATGGTGCTCTAGAATCTGAAATCTGAATCCACAGTTTTGCTGACTGGCCATGAATTTGGTAGTTTGATCCGAGGAGACCCTTTCCAATTCCTGTCAGCTGTAGCACCTGTAGATTAGGATGCAAGTATGTGAGTTACTTTACCAATCAGAAAGTAGATGTTTTTGTTATCAAGGTGACAGGCGGGTTTATTTGTAGATCAATCTTCTTATGTGCTCTGACTTTGCTTGTTTGTGAAGCCAGATGCCTGTGGAGTCGTTGACCGAGGTTCTCCCTATTATGACTTTTGACAGGTAAATTAACTAAAGCACTCAAGATCAGGGATATGTAAAACATTTCAGATGTAGATTAATGTCCATAGCACCACCAAATACTCAAATAATTATGTTTCTCATTATGATTCTAGTTTGTTAATAATTCAGCTGACTGCTATCTTGCAAGAGGCAGGTTCTGTGGCTTGCGGCTGCACCTGGGCAAGAAGTTCCAGGTTACACCTGAACAGAAAGCTTCACCCTCCAGGTTTGTAACACTGCCCCACATTTGGGGTGACCATTGATGAATTTCAGATGGACACCGTTGCTCTGGCCCATAATATTCCTGCTCGTGTTTGGTAGTGTGGGCGTTTGGTGAGATGAGGCTGGAAAGAAGTTGGAAATAGCCAGGCAGGGACAAGGAATGACTGTGCAGCCTATTGATCGTTGCTGCTTCTTTCTATGTATCAGGCCAAGCTCACTCAAATGCTAGCTTCTTCCCATAACGGCAGGTAACATCTGTA contains the following coding sequences:
- the LOC102707879 gene encoding magnesium protoporphyrin IX methyltransferase, chloroplastic, with amino-acid sequence MARAAVSTAPFSPPLPLPCHAHSRVGILRHRRRGVTTAAALPPAADLPPLSLPAAAAAAAALAAAVSLSDPERRRRAQAEAAGGGDKEAVRAYFNSTGFERWRKIYGSATDGVNRVQLDIRDGHAQTVAATLAMLRDSSVPLAGATVCDAGCGTGSLSIPLAAEGASVLASDISAAMVAEAQRQAEAAMAVRPAPAFRMPRFEVRDLESLEGRYDIVVCLDVLIHYPREEAKQMIKHLASLAEKRVLISFAPKTLYFDLLKRVGELFPGPSKATRAYLHSERDIEDALREAGWRVANRGFISTQFYFAKLFEAVPVAAAAASQ
- the LOC121054652 gene encoding uncharacterized protein LOC121054652, giving the protein MYAGERWIFDNMALVLPAFCTSSSSPVSSSTRRSSGELAAAGQSTGIPKVLLLYCLLLRASSIRPVRCCAAFPISRTAAARAPALGEISAMFSTARFFLPVHPRPHATAAGGRKPALTAVAARPRRGGSRRNHSWADGGGSDEEDGADDRIDANFFGDAQDDEPEPEDAAATRQRPSSPAPEPAGQLRGSDVLRALQRAAAAKEAKKRKKAGARPAARRQGSGTKRGGEPATAREARPIEIRREWATRVHELELRVQQLVDKYHHHPQQNTSS
- the LOC102708162 gene encoding protein CANDIDATE G-PROTEIN COUPLED RECEPTOR 7, producing the protein MAASSLAAALLVGAFALLAAPAAAEIRETVIRSDPRSIIPLDAFGFSHSGVLELNVSGIAFDPPASSELDLSQLGFFLSTLDAWVHVLRQLQDLDVTCALQADLVKLAYSFDRLRPPSNPAGVEVARSSSFSTAFRVSEPGQYTLVFANCLGGGLKVSMDVRSAMYNVDPPTGERSYLSAGATALPTIFGFFGVVYAALAAGWIAILLRKRAAVFRIHYFMLAVLVLKAVNLLAEAEDKSYIERTGTAHGWDVLFYIFSFLKGISLFTLIVLIGTGWSFLKPYLADREKKVLMVVIPLQVVANIAQVVIDESGPYARDWVTWKQIFLLVDVICCCAVLFPIVWSIKNLREAARSDGKAAVNLMKLTLFRQYYVVVICYIYFTRVVVYALITITSYRYQWTSDVAKELATLAFYVFTGYKFRPEVHNPYFAIDDEEEEAAAEALKLDDEFEL